One Defluviitoga tunisiensis genomic window carries:
- a CDS encoding FliO/MopB family protein — translation MSTDYSTMTASSSTLDVTIWFFVIILFIVILFLLYYFLNKSIKKGPKNKEVALIKKYYIDRNLYIGLLRVFNEYYLVLISSNSSEVLRKVDEDEVFEIIGESPKFINTFTKFLKRDKTDEESKKEK, via the coding sequence ATGTCTACAGATTATTCTACAATGACCGCTAGCAGTAGTACTTTAGATGTTACAATTTGGTTTTTTGTAATAATATTATTTATAGTTATTTTATTTTTATTGTATTACTTTCTAAATAAATCAATAAAAAAAGGTCCAAAAAATAAAGAAGTAGCTCTCATTAAAAAATATTATATTGATAGAAATCTATATATCGGACTACTGAGGGTTTTTAATGAATATTATTTGGTATTAATAAGTTCAAATTCTAGCGAGGTATTAAGAAAAGTAGATGAAGACGAAGTATTTGAGATTATTGGAGAATCTCCTAAATTTATAAATACTTTTACAAAGTTTTTAAAGCGAGATAAAACAGATGAAGAAAGTAAAAAAGAAAAGTAG
- a CDS encoding chemotaxis protein CheA: MDVYLTVFLEEAKENIQQLNDLLLELEKDKENQEIINSIFRIIHTLKGMAGTMEFDILAQFSHKLESILDLLRNNKIELNHDMMNLFFKCADVIEESLNNIASGGKGEIPEIKKLEVDLDNYLEDFKTKKADNNAITKKHGPSQNGDIKDYYLNISEDTMNVLKHVYQKAQEKGLNFYFLKVLLLENVQLKQARAYSIYHRLEELDCEIVYTFPSVEEIEKENFDRELVFGIITSKSVGEIAEAINKIAEVQSVYVDEFSINSMEEAVLEKDKHQDDIQENNEKEVKLLKTIRVDINKLDELMNLMAELVIARSRIVETLSKYNLKEVDESLSQLSRITLDLQNIVMKLRMVPVSFVFNRFPRLVRDLSQELGKKVNFIIRGEDTELDRTVADEIGDPLVHLIRNSLDHGIEKPHERIAKGKPEVGTLILSARHEGNGVIIEVEDDGKGMNKEEILRKAVERGLISSSETSKLSDEEIFNLVFLPGFSTKTVSTEVSGRGIGMDVVKATVENLKGTVSLETKKDKGTKITIRLPLTLAIIEALLVTVNDDVYAIPIANIDTTQRLEDGELKIVEDREVFLLRGEIIPVVRLRDLFGYGLSQVSLKENIVIVRIGNKKYGVVVDKLLGQDDIVIKSLGSLLSDVKEFSGGAILGDGRIALILDAASLM, encoded by the coding sequence ATGGATGTCTATTTGACAGTGTTTTTAGAAGAAGCAAAAGAAAATATTCAACAGTTAAATGATCTTCTGTTAGAACTTGAGAAAGATAAAGAAAATCAGGAAATAATTAATAGTATATTTAGAATTATACATACTTTAAAAGGTATGGCAGGTACCATGGAGTTTGATATTTTAGCTCAGTTTTCTCACAAACTAGAAAGTATCCTTGATCTCCTAAGAAATAATAAGATTGAATTAAATCATGATATGATGAACCTCTTTTTTAAATGTGCAGATGTTATTGAAGAAAGTTTAAACAATATTGCATCTGGAGGAAAGGGTGAAATACCGGAAATAAAGAAATTAGAGGTTGATTTAGATAATTACTTGGAAGATTTTAAAACAAAAAAGGCTGATAATAATGCGATAACAAAAAAGCATGGTCCCTCTCAAAATGGTGATATCAAAGATTATTACCTTAATATTAGTGAAGATACTATGAATGTGTTAAAACATGTATATCAAAAAGCTCAGGAGAAAGGTCTTAATTTTTATTTTCTTAAGGTTCTTTTATTGGAAAATGTGCAATTAAAACAAGCTCGAGCTTATTCTATTTATCATAGATTAGAGGAACTCGATTGTGAAATTGTATATACATTTCCAAGTGTTGAAGAGATTGAAAAAGAAAATTTTGATAGGGAATTAGTATTTGGTATAATAACTTCAAAAAGCGTAGGAGAAATAGCCGAAGCTATTAACAAGATTGCAGAAGTGCAATCTGTGTATGTTGATGAATTTTCTATAAATTCTATGGAAGAAGCTGTTTTAGAGAAAGATAAACATCAGGATGATATTCAGGAGAATAACGAAAAAGAGGTTAAATTACTAAAAACGATTAGGGTTGATATTAATAAATTAGATGAATTGATGAATTTAATGGCAGAATTGGTAATCGCAAGAAGTAGAATTGTTGAAACCTTAAGTAAGTATAATTTGAAAGAGGTTGATGAGAGTTTGTCTCAGCTTTCAAGAATAACTTTGGATTTGCAAAATATTGTAATGAAATTAAGAATGGTTCCTGTATCTTTTGTATTTAACCGTTTTCCGAGATTGGTTAGAGATTTATCTCAAGAGTTAGGGAAGAAGGTAAATTTTATCATTCGTGGAGAAGATACGGAATTAGATCGTACGGTTGCAGATGAAATTGGGGATCCTTTAGTACATTTAATAAGAAATTCTTTAGATCATGGGATTGAAAAGCCTCACGAAAGAATTGCCAAGGGAAAACCTGAAGTTGGTACTCTAATCTTATCTGCAAGACATGAAGGGAATGGTGTTATAATCGAAGTTGAAGATGACGGAAAAGGTATGAATAAGGAAGAGATTTTGAGAAAAGCTGTAGAGAGAGGATTGATTAGTTCTTCAGAAACTTCAAAATTAAGTGACGAAGAAATTTTTAATTTGGTTTTTCTTCCCGGTTTTTCAACCAAAACTGTTTCTACAGAGGTTTCTGGTAGAGGAATTGGAATGGATGTAGTTAAGGCTACCGTAGAAAACCTTAAAGGTACAGTTTCTTTAGAAACAAAAAAAGATAAAGGTACTAAGATAACAATTAGATTACCTTTAACCCTAGCTATTATAGAAGCTTTATTGGTTACTGTCAATGACGATGTCTATGCAATACCCATTGCAAATATCGACACTACCCAGAGACTTGAAGACGGTGAATTAAAGATAGTAGAGGATAGAGAAGTTTTTCTTTTAAGAGGCGAAATTATTCCTGTAGTAAGATTAAGGGATTTGTTTGGATATGGACTAAGTCAAGTTTCTTTAAAAGAAAATATTGTTATAGTTAGAATAGGTAACAAGAAATATGGAGTAGTGGTTGATAAACTTTTAGGACAAGATGATATAGTAATTAAATCGTTAGGTTCTCTATTAAGTGACGTAAAAGAGTTTAGCGGAGGAGCTATTTTAGGGGACGGAAGAATAGCTTTAATATTGGATGCTGCTTCATTAATGTAG
- the fliR gene encoding flagellar biosynthetic protein FliR → MWIYFFIFFRLIGIVLFIPLFSSQFLPVHMKVFITLFISYLILPSVSETLPVNSSIGTVVYYMVLNFLIGITIGLITNIIFYAVQFAGEIIGMQMGFSVANVFDPLSNDEISILSEFSFLFSVLFFFIIKGPLILYTLVIDSFNKIPVIFNLNFENYSLFSQKLFDVIIIGVKLSMPVIAFMILIKVALGIVSRLIPQVNVFMVGIPIEILVGFLLFLGVIMIWEDQFTTLFFQLIEWIKKSMILLSR, encoded by the coding sequence ATGTGGATTTATTTTTTTATATTTTTTCGATTAATAGGGATAGTGCTTTTCATACCTCTTTTTAGTTCACAATTTTTACCAGTACATATGAAGGTTTTTATTACCCTATTTATATCTTATTTAATTTTACCTAGTGTAAGTGAAACTTTGCCTGTAAATTCTTCAATAGGTACTGTGGTTTATTATATGGTTTTGAATTTTTTAATTGGAATCACTATAGGGCTAATTACAAATATTATCTTTTATGCTGTTCAGTTTGCCGGTGAAATAATTGGAATGCAAATGGGTTTTTCAGTAGCTAATGTTTTTGATCCTTTATCTAATGATGAAATTTCAATATTATCAGAATTTTCGTTTCTTTTTAGTGTTTTATTTTTTTTTATAATAAAGGGCCCCTTAATACTATATACATTAGTCATTGATTCTTTTAATAAAATACCAGTAATTTTTAATTTAAATTTTGAAAATTATAGTTTGTTTTCTCAAAAACTTTTTGATGTTATTATAATAGGTGTGAAATTATCAATGCCTGTTATAGCATTTATGATATTAATAAAAGTTGCACTTGGGATAGTTTCAAGATTAATTCCTCAAGTGAATGTATTTATGGTAGGTATACCCATAGAAATATTAGTTGGATTTTTATTATTCTTAGGGGTGATCATGATTTGGGAAGATCAATTTACAACTTTGTTTTTTCAATTAATAGAGTGGATAAAAAAATCGATGATTCTTTTGTCAAGATAG
- a CDS encoding chemotaxis protein CheW yields the protein MEDVLSFKILEQEYAISIENIESVVDMTDITQVPNAKYFIEGLINLRGRIVPIIDLAKILEIKLSEDHKYENILVLRINDEEIGMLVDEVENVLTIDPAKLEKIQSKKDVYSENVKGIIKIDNRLIVYIDLIGILEKELHKDLK from the coding sequence ATGGAAGATGTACTTTCTTTCAAGATTTTAGAACAAGAGTATGCAATTTCTATAGAAAATATCGAAAGCGTTGTAGATATGACAGATATTACTCAAGTACCTAACGCAAAATATTTTATTGAAGGTTTAATTAATCTGAGAGGTAGAATTGTACCAATTATTGATTTGGCAAAGATTTTAGAAATAAAGCTTTCGGAAGATCATAAGTATGAAAATATTTTAGTCTTGAGAATTAATGATGAAGAAATTGGTATGTTGGTCGATGAGGTAGAAAATGTATTAACTATTGATCCTGCTAAATTGGAAAAGATACAGTCTAAAAAAGATGTTTATTCAGAGAATGTTAAAGGAATTATCAAAATCGATAATCGGTTGATAGTATATATTGATTTAATAGGTATATTAGAAAAAGAATTACACAAAGATTTAAAATAG
- the rpsT gene encoding 30S ribosomal protein S20, giving the protein MPNSKSAEKRVKQSEKRRIKNRGYMKRIKEIQKEIDKSIKANVEKEKVAQLLDKAFKIIDTAQSKGVVHKNYAARKKSQLHRKVKQYLGETKPVSENTAETEVAN; this is encoded by the coding sequence GTGCCAAACTCAAAATCTGCGGAAAAAAGAGTTAAACAATCTGAAAAAAGAAGGATTAAGAATAGAGGATATATGAAGAGAATTAAAGAAATACAAAAAGAGATAGATAAAAGTATCAAAGCAAATGTAGAAAAAGAAAAAGTTGCACAACTATTGGATAAAGCATTTAAAATTATTGATACAGCCCAATCAAAGGGAGTTGTTCATAAAAATTATGCAGCTAGAAAGAAATCACAATTACATCGAAAGGTTAAACAATATTTGGGTGAAACAAAGCCAGTTAGCGAGAATACAGCAGAGACAGAAGTCGCTAATTAA
- the cheY gene encoding chemotaxis protein CheY: MGKKVLIVDDAAFMRMMLRDILTKANYEVVGEAANGQEAVDKYKELHPDFVTMDITMPVKDGIQAIKEIKQIDPSAKIIVCSAMGQQAMVIEAIQAGAKDFIVKPFQPSRVIEALQKLE, from the coding sequence ATGGGCAAAAAAGTTCTAATTGTAGATGATGCAGCTTTTATGAGAATGATGTTGAGGGATATCTTGACTAAAGCTAATTATGAAGTTGTTGGAGAAGCAGCAAATGGACAAGAAGCAGTAGATAAGTACAAAGAATTACATCCGGATTTTGTAACTATGGATATAACTATGCCTGTTAAAGATGGCATACAGGCAATAAAAGAAATTAAGCAAATAGATCCAAGCGCAAAAATAATAGTATGTAGTGCTATGGGGCAACAAGCTATGGTAATAGAAGCTATTCAGGCAGGTGCAAAAGATTTTATTGTAAAACCTTTTCAGCCATCTAGGGTTATAGAAGCTTTACAAAAATTGGAGTAA
- a CDS encoding NAD(P)H-dependent glycerol-3-phosphate dehydrogenase: protein MVKVTVLGGGSWGTAISLMLLNNGHQVKIWDRSKEVLSLIDEGENLRYLPGVRIPHSIITEPDINRSLEHADIAVIAIPVQYIRAVLNSIDKSKLKRKTIFVNLSKGMEISSLKLPQYIFKEIIGDFNYCTLSGPSHAEEVSRGVPTSVVVASKKRRMNEYIQKIFSSKTFRVYSNEDLIGVEISGAVKNIYAIGAGVIDGFGKWDNTKAALITRAIVEINRYGRHYGGKKETFMGLAGVGDLVVTCTSLHSRNRYVGEKLSTGKNLGEIIKEMSMVAEGVYTAKAVYNDARAKNIEMPIAFKIYEALYEELEPKKAIYDLMTRDLKSEFFY, encoded by the coding sequence ATGGTTAAAGTTACTGTCTTAGGTGGTGGAAGTTGGGGTACAGCAATATCTCTTATGTTATTAAATAATGGTCATCAGGTGAAAATTTGGGATAGAAGTAAAGAAGTACTGTCCCTTATTGATGAAGGCGAAAATTTACGTTATTTACCAGGAGTTAGAATACCTCATAGCATTATAACAGAACCCGATATAAATAGAAGCTTAGAGCATGCAGATATTGCTGTGATAGCTATTCCTGTTCAGTATATAAGAGCGGTATTAAATAGCATAGATAAATCCAAACTAAAACGTAAAACGATATTTGTTAATCTTTCGAAAGGAATGGAAATTAGCTCATTAAAACTTCCACAATATATTTTTAAAGAGATTATTGGAGATTTCAATTATTGTACATTGAGTGGTCCAAGTCATGCCGAAGAAGTTTCAAGAGGAGTACCTACTAGCGTTGTTGTAGCAAGTAAAAAGAGACGAATGAACGAGTATATTCAAAAAATATTTAGCAGTAAAACATTTAGAGTATACTCTAATGAAGATTTAATTGGAGTTGAAATTAGTGGTGCAGTCAAGAATATCTATGCGATAGGCGCAGGGGTTATAGATGGTTTTGGAAAATGGGATAACACTAAAGCCGCACTTATTACTAGAGCAATCGTTGAAATAAATAGATATGGTAGACATTATGGAGGTAAGAAAGAGACGTTTATGGGTTTAGCTGGAGTTGGTGATTTAGTGGTGACTTGTACTAGTTTACATAGCAGAAATAGATATGTTGGAGAAAAGCTATCAACAGGTAAAAATCTAGGTGAAATAATCAAAGAAATGTCGATGGTAGCTGAGGGTGTATACACTGCGAAAGCTGTTTATAACGATGCTAGAGCTAAAAATATTGAAATGCCTATTGCGTTTAAGATTTATGAAGCTTTATACGAGGAACTGGAACCAAAAAAAGCTATATATGATTTAATGACGCGGGATTTAAAATCAGAATTTTTCTATTAA
- the fliP gene encoding flagellar type III secretion system pore protein FliP (The bacterial flagellar biogenesis protein FliP forms a type III secretion system (T3SS)-type pore required for flagellar assembly.): protein MKKVKKKSRIIKILVVLGLFVVIGSLTFSQQISNPPLIDIQINNNNDGTNILTPTLTILLIVTVLSLAPGFLMLFTSFTRIVIVLGFVRQALGTRQSPPNQVLLALALFLTIMIMFPVFNGVYQKAILPYNEGTIGYKEAIEITMGEFKTFMISQIVAHKNEDDIYMLSSAMNVSISNIEETPFNILVPAFAISELEIAFKMSILIYLPFIIIDMVVASILLSMGMIMIPPVLISLPFKIMIFVMVNGWDLLISGLVKSFTGG from the coding sequence ATGAAGAAAGTAAAAAAGAAAAGTAGAATTATCAAAATATTAGTTGTTTTGGGATTATTTGTAGTTATTGGGTCTTTGACTTTCTCTCAACAAATATCTAATCCTCCTTTAATTGATATTCAAATTAATAATAATAACGATGGTACTAATATTTTAACACCAACACTTACTATTTTACTTATAGTAACGGTTTTATCGTTAGCACCAGGTTTTTTGATGCTTTTTACTTCTTTTACTAGAATAGTTATCGTTTTAGGTTTTGTTAGACAAGCTTTGGGAACAAGGCAATCCCCACCAAACCAAGTTTTATTAGCATTAGCTTTGTTTTTGACAATTATGATTATGTTTCCTGTATTTAATGGGGTTTATCAAAAAGCAATTTTACCCTATAATGAAGGAACTATCGGATATAAAGAGGCTATAGAAATTACTATGGGAGAGTTTAAAACATTTATGATTTCTCAAATTGTTGCCCATAAAAACGAAGATGATATATATATGTTATCTTCTGCTATGAATGTAAGTATATCGAATATTGAAGAGACTCCATTTAACATTTTGGTACCAGCGTTTGCGATAAGCGAGCTTGAAATAGCATTCAAAATGAGTATATTAATCTATTTACCTTTCATTATTATCGATATGGTTGTTGCAAGTATCTTACTTTCAATGGGTATGATTATGATTCCCCCTGTACTAATCTCTCTTCCATTTAAAATCATGATTTTTGTTATGGTTAATGGATGGGATCTATTAATTAGTGGTCTGGTTAAAAGTTTTACGGGAGGATGA
- the nth gene encoding endonuclease III, which produces MSRNIIEEAHKIIYFFPRYHQEKDPFKILIETILSQRTKDENTEKATKSLFSKYKNVYELSKARPEDLYDLIKPSGMYKQKSKRIVEISKIIVKDYDGKVPDNLEELLKLPGVGRKTANIVLYVGFGKNALAVDTHVHRISNRLGWVKTKKPEQTEDELKKIIPPELWGPLNGAMVNFGQKICKPISPNCHECFLNDVCPSAYQFLKTNKK; this is translated from the coding sequence ATGAGTAGGAATATAATTGAAGAAGCACATAAAATAATCTATTTCTTTCCTAGATACCATCAAGAAAAAGATCCTTTTAAAATTCTGATAGAAACAATATTATCTCAAAGAACAAAAGATGAAAACACTGAAAAGGCAACTAAATCATTATTTTCAAAGTACAAAAATGTTTATGAACTTTCAAAAGCCCGTCCAGAAGATCTATATGACTTGATAAAACCTTCGGGTATGTATAAACAAAAAAGTAAAAGGATAGTTGAAATCTCAAAAATAATTGTTAAAGACTACGATGGAAAAGTTCCTGATAATCTTGAAGAACTTTTAAAACTACCTGGTGTAGGCAGAAAAACTGCAAATATTGTATTATACGTAGGCTTTGGTAAAAATGCATTAGCGGTCGACACACACGTTCACAGGATATCAAATAGACTTGGTTGGGTAAAAACAAAAAAACCTGAGCAAACCGAAGACGAACTGAAAAAAATAATCCCACCTGAGCTTTGGGGACCTTTAAACGGCGCAATGGTTAATTTTGGTCAAAAGATATGTAAGCCAATCTCTCCAAATTGTCATGAATGCTTTTTAAATGATGTATGTCCTTCAGCATATCAATTTTTGAAAACAAATAAAAAGTAA
- the flhB gene encoding flagellar biosynthesis protein FlhB, whose translation MDKKIDDSFVKIDLQLFADPEKTEQPTPRRLEKAREEGNIPVSNEFNMAMSLLAMSMLLMFIFNPLLSDIGQLFHDYFALNIEFEGPELLAYEIKSHINLYIKLILFFGVSVIVSSILGMIQTKFLFTSKSLKFDLSRINPINGFKRLFSMRSVVELLKAILKLFVVGFLTYNIIKGNWDTFLSLSDQEVGASFKIIFDMIINILFQLGLALLILSLFDFWYQRYAYIQDLKMSKYEIKQEMKEIEGNPEIKQRQREIMRRMLMTRMMQKVPEADVVVTNPTHYAVALQYDVETMDAPIVVAKGVDEIAFKIRDIAFKNGIPIIQRPSLARKLYEEVDINEEIPEELYTVVAEVLAYVYKISG comes from the coding sequence GTGGATAAAAAAATCGATGATTCTTTTGTCAAGATAGATCTTCAATTGTTTGCAGATCCAGAAAAAACAGAACAACCTACTCCTAGACGGTTAGAAAAAGCAAGAGAAGAAGGAAATATACCTGTCTCTAACGAGTTTAATATGGCTATGAGTTTATTAGCAATGTCAATGTTGCTTATGTTTATATTTAATCCTTTATTATCAGATATAGGACAGTTATTTCATGATTACTTTGCTTTAAATATAGAATTTGAAGGTCCAGAATTACTCGCTTATGAAATTAAATCGCATATTAACTTATATATAAAATTAATTTTGTTTTTTGGTGTTTCAGTTATAGTTTCTTCTATTTTGGGTATGATTCAAACTAAGTTTCTTTTTACGTCAAAATCTTTAAAATTTGATTTAAGTCGTATTAATCCAATTAACGGTTTTAAAAGACTATTTTCTATGAGATCAGTAGTAGAGTTATTAAAGGCGATTCTCAAACTTTTTGTGGTAGGTTTTCTTACATACAATATAATTAAGGGTAATTGGGATACATTTTTATCGCTATCAGATCAAGAAGTTGGAGCTTCTTTCAAAATTATTTTCGATATGATAATAAACATATTATTTCAATTAGGATTAGCGTTATTAATTTTAAGTTTATTTGATTTTTGGTATCAAAGATATGCGTATATACAGGATTTAAAAATGTCTAAGTATGAGATAAAACAAGAAATGAAAGAAATTGAAGGTAATCCAGAAATTAAACAAAGACAGAGAGAAATAATGAGAAGAATGTTAATGACAAGGATGATGCAGAAGGTTCCTGAAGCAGACGTTGTTGTGACTAATCCAACTCACTATGCTGTGGCTTTGCAGTATGATGTTGAAACTATGGACGCTCCCATAGTAGTAGCTAAAGGTGTTGATGAAATAGCTTTTAAAATAAGAGATATAGCATTTAAAAATGGTATACCAATAATACAAAGACCTTCTTTAGCTAGAAAGTTATATGAAGAAGTTGATATAAATGAAGAAATTCCTGAAGAATTATATACAGTTGTTGCAGAGGTTTTGGCATATGTTTATAAAATATCTGGATAG
- the fliQ gene encoding flagellar biosynthesis protein FliQ: MTEEVLIEIFEEGIWVFLKVISPILLISVAVGLIISIFQAVTQLHEQTLTFAPKIIITFLVLILLFSWIMQNLADFTFNLFTYYLGMI, from the coding sequence ATGACGGAAGAAGTTCTTATTGAGATTTTTGAAGAAGGGATATGGGTTTTTTTAAAAGTTATCTCGCCTATTTTATTAATAAGTGTAGCTGTTGGGCTAATTATCAGTATTTTTCAGGCTGTTACCCAATTACATGAGCAAACATTGACGTTTGCTCCTAAAATTATAATAACATTTCTTGTCTTGATATTACTATTTTCATGGATTATGCAAAACTTGGCTGATTTTACTTTTAACTTATTTACTTATTATTTAGGGATGATTTAG
- the trmB gene encoding tRNA (guanosine(46)-N7)-methyltransferase TrmB — protein MDYSFLGKYQIYTKEINFFPIDWSKIFCNNKKLIVEIGFGGGEFLVGLAKKYPEFNYIGIETSLISCYKIQKKIFTSNLGNIRIILEDARFAVREFFSDDSIYKVIVNFPCPWPKKKHSKKRLFTGDFIDTLSSVLEPNGEVLLTTDVQWYAQEVKNGFMRNGCFDVSPLKTNFEMPIKTRYEAKWETEGRSKFLLISRKKSKKPIRRLIEGENILSHKKIKSINLSKLKSLKNYKYKHADTVFFVSDVYNNCSNPESNYLLKIFSNDNGFFQSFFIEVSKGNNNWLVKLDDIAKAYRTPAVKEAVNKIAEELEE, from the coding sequence TTGGATTATTCTTTTTTAGGAAAATATCAAATATATACTAAAGAAATTAATTTTTTCCCAATTGACTGGTCTAAAATTTTTTGTAACAATAAAAAGCTTATTGTAGAAATCGGGTTTGGTGGAGGAGAATTTTTAGTTGGTTTAGCAAAAAAATATCCAGAATTTAATTATATTGGGATTGAAACATCATTAATTTCTTGTTATAAAATTCAAAAGAAGATTTTTACCTCTAATTTGGGTAATATTAGGATAATTTTAGAAGATGCAAGGTTTGCTGTTCGAGAATTTTTCTCAGATGATTCAATTTATAAGGTAATTGTCAATTTTCCATGTCCTTGGCCTAAGAAAAAACATTCAAAAAAAAGGCTTTTTACAGGGGATTTTATCGATACTTTATCATCTGTTTTAGAACCTAATGGAGAAGTGTTATTAACAACTGATGTTCAATGGTATGCTCAAGAAGTTAAAAATGGATTCATGCGCAATGGTTGCTTTGATGTTAGTCCCTTAAAAACCAACTTTGAAATGCCTATAAAAACCAGATATGAAGCAAAATGGGAAACTGAGGGAAGATCTAAATTTTTGTTGATTTCTAGAAAAAAAAGTAAAAAACCAATTCGAAGATTAATAGAGGGAGAAAATATATTGTCACATAAGAAAATAAAATCAATTAATTTATCGAAGTTAAAGTCTTTGAAAAATTATAAATACAAACATGCAGATACAGTTTTCTTTGTAAGTGATGTATATAATAATTGTAGCAATCCAGAGAGTAACTATCTTTTGAAAATTTTTAGTAACGATAACGGTTTTTTTCAATCTTTTTTTATTGAGGTTTCAAAAGGTAATAATAATTGGTTAGTTAAATTAGATGATATAGCAAAAGCTTATAGGACTCCGGCCGTTAAAGAAGCTGTAAACAAAATAGCTGAGGAGTTAGAAGAATAA
- a CDS encoding CinA family nicotinamide mononucleotide deamidase-related protein yields the protein MYKKASIIATGSELTEGIIIDRNANYIVQKLKEVGIETLKIIEVKDDLELIKNSIDDSLNISDIIILTGGLGPTKDDLTVRAVAEVLNLDIIFDEAVYKYIEQYYNKKVSKSLDILKKQAYVIEGAKVIPNLRGSAPGQKIELDKKVIYLLPGPFREASYMFDHFILPELKDGSSIKKYEYTLYFYGLTEAEFMENISKYVNNIDYSTKIEEYIGPSIRLRFDNKEEFDNVYEAIVKEFPDNYIGLNSLEVTLFQELLKQNCKISFAESCTGGMISDIFVSVPGVSQVFLGSVVTYSNELKQKILKVKEHTLEKFGAVSTETVLEMAKGLYDLTGTDLCISVSGIAGPEGGTNEKPVGTVHFGMSFQGRLFSIKKVFDGNREDIRKRASYYALWSALKVVRNQADKSIKEWGNLSNYLSY from the coding sequence TTGTATAAAAAGGCTTCGATAATTGCTACAGGTAGTGAACTTACTGAAGGCATTATAATTGATAGAAACGCTAATTATATTGTTCAAAAATTGAAAGAAGTTGGTATAGAAACACTAAAAATTATTGAGGTAAAGGATGATCTAGAGCTAATTAAAAATTCTATAGATGATTCATTGAATATTAGTGATATAATTATCTTGACAGGAGGACTAGGTCCTACAAAAGATGATTTGACAGTACGAGCAGTAGCTGAAGTATTAAACTTAGATATTATATTTGATGAAGCAGTATACAAATATATTGAACAGTATTACAACAAAAAAGTTTCCAAATCACTTGATATATTAAAAAAACAAGCTTATGTTATTGAGGGCGCAAAAGTAATCCCAAATTTAAGAGGGAGCGCTCCAGGACAAAAAATTGAGTTAGATAAAAAAGTTATTTATCTATTGCCTGGACCTTTTAGAGAAGCCTCATATATGTTCGATCATTTTATTTTACCTGAATTAAAAGATGGTTCGTCTATTAAAAAGTACGAATATACCTTATATTTTTATGGATTAACTGAAGCAGAATTTATGGAAAACATTTCGAAATATGTGAATAATATTGATTATTCTACAAAAATAGAGGAATACATAGGTCCCAGTATTAGATTAAGATTCGACAATAAAGAGGAATTCGATAATGTATATGAAGCGATAGTAAAGGAATTTCCTGATAATTATATAGGATTAAATAGTTTGGAAGTTACACTCTTTCAAGAATTGTTAAAACAGAATTGTAAGATTTCTTTTGCAGAATCGTGTACTGGAGGAATGATTTCTGATATTTTTGTTTCCGTACCTGGGGTATCGCAGGTTTTTTTAGGTTCTGTTGTCACTTATTCAAATGAGTTGAAACAAAAAATATTAAAGGTTAAGGAACATACGTTAGAAAAATTTGGTGCAGTTAGTACAGAAACTGTCTTGGAAATGGCTAAAGGATTGTATGACCTTACAGGAACTGATTTATGCATTTCTGTAAGTGGTATAGCTGGACCAGAAGGAGGAACAAACGAAAAACCTGTAGGAACGGTTCATTTTGGGATGTCTTTTCAAGGTAGATTGTTTTCTATTAAAAAAGTTTTTGATGGTAACAGGGAAGATATAAGAAAAAGGGCTTCGTATTATGCTTTATGGAGTGCGTTAAAGGTTGTCCGCAATCAAGCAGATAAGTCTATAAAAGAATGGGGAAACTTAAGTAATTATCTAAGTTATTAA